The following are encoded in a window of Saccharothrix longispora genomic DNA:
- a CDS encoding DUF6801 domain-containing protein → MRVRHRVAAAGLSAVVVGGSALLGAGVGSAATAELTLVYNCPFPLIGAQDMSVRIVVEDLPDNPAVGEETPATRVTATATVPDLATQGLALVGAATVAGTAKARTTIDNAGSTIDIVPDLVVARTDVPPSGPFDTIATGSTPPVTFPNAGRTTITIGDFETTLTPLRADGTETGLGTFTSPCTLNPGQDTLLHEFTVRPNTPTTTTTTTTTTTTTDPTTTTTDPTTTTTDPTTTTDPTTTDPTTTDPTTTTDPTTTDPTTTTTTTEPTTSTTTTTRPTTTTTTTTTSGVTTTTTGGATTTTSPTTTDPTTTTTASSSTSSTTTTTTEPVAPPPAPGGGGKLAYTGTSVRGPLVLGGGLLALGAGALLYLRHTRRRT, encoded by the coding sequence GACACTGGTCTACAACTGTCCGTTCCCGCTGATCGGCGCGCAGGACATGAGCGTGCGGATCGTCGTGGAGGACCTGCCCGACAACCCCGCGGTCGGCGAGGAGACACCCGCGACGCGGGTCACCGCGACCGCCACCGTGCCGGACCTGGCCACGCAGGGCCTGGCGCTGGTGGGCGCGGCGACCGTGGCGGGTACCGCGAAGGCGCGGACCACGATCGACAACGCGGGCTCCACCATCGACATCGTGCCGGACCTGGTCGTGGCCAGGACGGACGTGCCCCCCTCCGGGCCGTTCGACACCATCGCGACCGGCAGCACCCCGCCGGTGACCTTCCCCAACGCGGGCCGCACGACCATCACGATCGGCGACTTCGAGACGACCCTGACACCGCTCAGGGCCGACGGCACCGAGACTGGCCTGGGCACGTTCACCTCGCCGTGCACGCTCAACCCCGGCCAGGACACGCTGCTGCACGAGTTCACCGTCCGGCCGAACACACCGACCACGACCACCACGACCACCACGACCACCACGACGACCGACCCCACGACGACCACCACGGACCCGACCACGACGACGACGGACCCGACGACCACCACGGACCCGACCACCACGGACCCGACGACCACCGACCCGACCACGACGACGGACCCGACCACCACCGACCCGACGACCACGACCACGACCACCGAGCCCACCACCAGCACGACCACCACGACCCGGCCGACGACCACCACCACGACCACCACGACGTCGGGCGTCACCACGACGACCACCGGTGGGGCGACCACCACCACGTCGCCGACCACCACCGACCCGACGACCACCACCACCGCGTCGTCGTCGACCAGCAGCACCACGACCACGACGACCGAGCCGGTCGCACCCCCGCCCGCGCCGGGCGGCGGCGGCAAGCTCGCCTACACCGGCACGTCGGTCCGCGGACCCCTGGTCCTCGGCGGCGGCCTGCTCGCCCTGGGCGCCGGCGCCCTGCTCTACCTGCGCCACACGCGCCGCCGCACCTGA